One region of Niallia sp. Man26 genomic DNA includes:
- a CDS encoding sensor histidine kinase, with translation MIWKFIKEKQSWLLFILFLLALNLVVAALDDTIAFTSVLYTVFLSLLFCLLYLFWRYQKETAFYKTLTERDDNLDLSGIAVPESPFEEIVAESLRQQTLLLKEELLTNTVALEQEKDDLLSWIHEVKTPMTTLRLLIDRIDDKEMRGNLTYEWLRIHHLLDQQLHSKRLPFMQNDLYVEKVSLEDILYDEIRTLQTWCIQKGIGFEVELSETAVLTDSKWLAFIIRQLLTNAVKYSEKADIVITSSRKDEQIILQIRDFGIGMEKKDLPRIFDKGFTSTANHQNQHATGMGLYLAKKAANTLHITMEVDSLPQKGTAFTLTFPRKNDFVHLLSNASM, from the coding sequence ATGATTTGGAAATTTATTAAAGAAAAACAAAGCTGGCTTTTATTTATTTTGTTTCTCCTAGCATTGAATCTGGTTGTGGCAGCACTTGATGATACAATTGCCTTCACATCAGTTCTATATACTGTATTTTTGTCTTTGCTGTTTTGCCTGCTGTATTTGTTTTGGAGATATCAAAAGGAAACAGCTTTTTATAAGACTTTGACCGAGCGGGACGATAATCTTGATTTATCAGGTATCGCTGTTCCTGAAAGTCCATTCGAGGAAATTGTCGCCGAAAGTCTGAGACAACAAACCTTGTTGTTAAAAGAAGAGCTGCTCACAAATACAGTCGCATTAGAGCAAGAAAAAGACGACCTCCTCTCTTGGATTCATGAAGTAAAGACACCTATGACAACATTGCGACTTCTAATTGACCGGATTGACGATAAAGAAATGCGAGGCAATTTAACATATGAATGGCTGCGGATACATCATCTTCTTGACCAGCAGCTTCATTCAAAACGCTTGCCTTTCATGCAAAATGATTTGTATGTGGAAAAAGTATCTTTAGAGGATATTTTGTACGATGAAATTCGCACATTGCAGACATGGTGTATCCAGAAAGGAATTGGTTTTGAGGTTGAGCTTTCAGAAACCGCAGTGCTGACAGACAGTAAATGGCTGGCATTTATTATCAGACAGCTGCTGACAAATGCCGTTAAATACAGCGAAAAAGCAGATATTGTCATTACAAGCAGCAGGAAAGACGAGCAGATTATACTGCAAATCCGTGATTTCGGAATCGGCATGGAGAAAAAGGATTTGCCACGTATTTTTGATAAAGGCTTCACATCTACAGCTAACCATCAAAACCAGCATGCGACAGGCATGGGATTATACCTTGCCAAAAAGGCAGCAAATACCCTCCATATTACAATGGAAGTCGATTCCTTGCCGCAAAAAGGAACAGCATTCACCTTGACCTTTCCAAGAAAGAATGACTTTGTCCATTTGTTAAGCAATGCAAGCATGTGA
- a CDS encoding ABC transporter ATP-binding protein: MMILEANQIQKSYGNKFNKQEVLRGVSLSVQKGEFVSIMGASGSGKTTLLNVLSSIDKVSNGTIKIEGSEITGMREKQLAQFRKNNLGFIFQDYNLLDTLTVKENILLPLSITKTPRKEAENRFTKIANELGIFELKDKYPNEISGGQKQRTSAARAFIHEPSIIFADEPTGALDSKSASDLLNKLSSLNETLAATILMVTHDPLAASYCSRVIFIKDGQIYTQLNKGEQDRQHFFQDIMKTQGILSGVQYEH, from the coding sequence TTGATGATATTAGAAGCAAATCAAATTCAAAAAAGCTATGGAAACAAATTTAATAAACAAGAGGTGCTCAGAGGTGTCAGCCTGTCTGTTCAAAAAGGCGAGTTTGTCAGCATTATGGGAGCTTCTGGTTCTGGAAAAACAACATTGCTTAATGTGCTGTCTTCCATAGATAAAGTAAGCAACGGAACCATTAAAATTGAAGGCAGTGAAATAACCGGGATGAGGGAGAAGCAGCTTGCTCAGTTCCGTAAAAACAACCTCGGCTTCATCTTTCAAGATTATAACCTGCTCGACACACTGACAGTGAAGGAGAATATCCTTCTTCCCTTGTCGATAACGAAAACACCAAGAAAAGAAGCAGAAAACCGCTTTACAAAAATCGCCAATGAGCTCGGCATATTTGAGCTAAAGGATAAATATCCAAACGAGATTTCCGGCGGCCAGAAGCAGCGCACATCTGCAGCCAGAGCTTTTATCCATGAGCCGAGCATCATCTTTGCTGATGAGCCGACTGGTGCATTGGACAGTAAATCAGCTTCTGATCTTTTGAACAAGCTGAGCAGCTTGAACGAAACACTTGCCGCAACCATTTTGATGGTTACACATGATCCACTTGCTGCGAGCTATTGCAGCAGGGTCATTTTCATTAAAGATGGACAAATTTACACACAGTTAAATAAGGGAGAGCAGGACAGACAGCATTTCTTCCAGGATATCATGAAGACACAAGGAATTTTGAGCGGGGTGCAATATGAACATTAA
- a CDS encoding ABC transporter permease, whose product MNINQLIFRNLVKNIKHYYLYVFALIFSVCLYFAFVTLQYDPSMDSVEGTIKGGAAIKVASILLVVIVSIFLFYANMIFIKRRSKEIGLFQLIGMTKEKIFWLLGMENFLLYFGALFIGTFIGFSFSKLIILVLFKITGVKGIAKLHFSNEALVQTILVFAVIYIFIMLMNYIFIKRQTILNLFRVTSSAEGRVKKMSVMEIIIGIIGIAGIISGYYVSSKLFDGDFQTMNALFGAMAFILGSVILGTYLFYKGSVSFLFNLVRKSKNGYLNINEVLSLSSIMFKMKSNSLLLTIITTVSALAIALLSLCYISYYSAEKNAETSIPANFSFGSSEEAALFTEKLTKNKIAYDETKIDVIMADINIGKILKADFNNLNFDPNMTTLAVVSENSVKGVDLEEDEALFTNYDGALKEFMPMKNTGDITLETKDEAIPLHLIGLDDVPVISYKYTAGGMPTTIVDEKVFAQLNSNKNDKLQLASSTYFGVDINKNAEIEKANDIYHDLKLEEQEFSLSRLDMATNNKSNMGLTMFIVGFLGLTFLITSGCILYFKQMDEGEEEKHNYTILRKLGYTKGDLLRGIQGKQLFSFGIPLVIGLAHSYFAVQSGWFFFGTAWTPMLTVMVVYTLLYSIFGLLSVLYYKKVINNAL is encoded by the coding sequence ATGAACATTAATCAGCTCATTTTTCGCAACCTTGTCAAAAACATCAAGCATTATTACTTGTATGTATTTGCCTTGATTTTCAGTGTCTGCTTGTATTTCGCTTTTGTCACCCTTCAATATGATCCGTCTATGGATTCGGTGGAAGGAACGATTAAAGGCGGTGCTGCCATTAAAGTTGCCTCTATCTTGTTAGTCGTTATCGTCTCCATTTTTCTTTTTTATGCGAATATGATTTTCATTAAAAGACGCAGCAAGGAAATCGGACTGTTCCAGCTGATTGGCATGACGAAGGAAAAAATCTTTTGGCTTCTAGGAATGGAGAACTTCCTGTTATACTTTGGAGCGCTTTTCATCGGTACCTTCATCGGCTTTTCCTTTTCAAAGCTAATTATCTTAGTTTTATTTAAGATAACTGGCGTAAAAGGAATTGCAAAACTTCATTTTTCAAATGAGGCATTAGTTCAGACAATTCTTGTGTTTGCAGTCATCTATATCTTCATTATGCTGATGAATTACATCTTCATTAAAAGACAAACAATCTTAAACTTGTTCAGAGTAACATCATCTGCAGAAGGCAGAGTTAAAAAAATGTCCGTCATGGAGATTATTATCGGGATTATCGGGATAGCAGGAATCATCTCAGGCTATTATGTTTCGTCAAAGCTGTTTGATGGCGATTTTCAGACAATGAATGCATTGTTTGGTGCGATGGCCTTTATATTAGGGTCTGTTATACTTGGCACCTATCTCTTCTATAAAGGGTCTGTCAGCTTTCTGTTCAATCTTGTCCGCAAAAGCAAAAACGGCTATTTAAACATTAATGAGGTCCTGTCTTTATCGAGCATCATGTTCAAGATGAAATCCAATTCGCTTCTGTTAACCATTATCACAACTGTATCAGCGCTTGCGATTGCCTTGCTGTCGTTATGCTATATCTCCTACTATTCTGCTGAGAAAAATGCAGAGACTAGCATCCCCGCTAATTTTTCATTCGGATCGAGTGAGGAAGCTGCGTTGTTTACAGAAAAATTAACCAAAAATAAGATAGCATATGACGAAACAAAGATTGACGTAATAATGGCTGATATTAATATCGGCAAAATTTTAAAGGCGGATTTCAACAATCTTAATTTCGACCCGAATATGACGACACTTGCTGTTGTAAGCGAAAACAGTGTGAAAGGGGTCGATTTAGAGGAGGATGAAGCATTATTCACAAACTATGATGGTGCATTAAAAGAATTTATGCCGATGAAAAACACTGGAGATATAACGCTTGAAACAAAGGACGAAGCAATCCCGCTGCACCTCATTGGTTTAGATGACGTGCCAGTTATATCCTATAAGTACACAGCTGGCGGGATGCCGACAACGATTGTCGACGAAAAGGTATTTGCTCAGCTTAACAGCAACAAAAATGACAAGCTGCAGTTAGCTTCAAGCACTTATTTCGGAGTTGATATTAACAAAAACGCGGAGATTGAAAAAGCGAATGACATTTACCATGACCTTAAATTAGAGGAGCAGGAATTCAGCCTTTCCCGTCTCGATATGGCCACTAACAACAAGTCTAATATGGGACTGACTATGTTTATCGTCGGATTTCTAGGTTTGACCTTCCTTATCACTTCCGGCTGTATTCTTTACTTTAAACAGATGGATGAAGGCGAAGAGGAAAAGCATAACTACACGATTTTAAGAAAGCTTGGCTATACGAAGGGTGATCTGCTAAGAGGAATTCAAGGCAAGCAGCTGTTCAGCTTCGGAATTCCCCTTGTGATTGGTCTTGCTCACAGTTATTTTGCTGTCCAATCAGGCTGGTTCTTTTTCGGAACAGCATGGACACCAATGCTTACTGTTATGGTCGTCTACACGCTTCTCTATTCCATCTTTGGACTATTATCTGTCCTATACTATAAAAAAGTAATAAACAACGCGCTTTAA
- a CDS encoding ATP-binding protein, with amino-acid sequence MKRTGQVVLVLVSVLFTLYQKIADQEPFFTIDFFIFTAIAWFVGYHIDLGSYFEQKARSSETSYRLLVDSLPEPVFIHHKNKIIFVNKAAVLMMGANSPSELIGRSFGEFIAPEYKERWEMRMSLVKTEKKPLHNIEYKMMRFDKSVFYFEVSCLSIAFDGKDAVLSLGTDITERKEQTNQYVQKSEKMALLGQMSAGIAHEIRNPLTSIKGFIQLLKSDDKQNEYLDIVLSEIERINTIVGEFLFLSKPTADVYKKKNIKDIIKDVVTFINAQSNLYNTQIYTKMDEDIPMIFCEENRLKQVFLNLLQNSIEAMPNGGIIAITVEALEEDKISIQIVDQGIGIEEERLATLGEPFYTTKEKGTGLGLMTCFKIIEEGHHGQLNIKSRVGSGTTVEIVLPSLTQEMLGGCGNSKFAQ; translated from the coding sequence ATGAAAAGAACTGGACAAGTTGTGTTGGTGTTAGTTTCGGTCCTATTTACGTTGTATCAGAAGATAGCAGACCAAGAGCCTTTCTTTACAATCGACTTCTTCATTTTTACGGCCATTGCATGGTTTGTCGGCTATCATATTGACTTAGGCAGCTATTTTGAGCAAAAAGCCCGTTCGAGTGAGACGAGCTACAGGCTGCTAGTTGATTCCCTGCCAGAGCCGGTGTTTATTCATCACAAGAACAAAATTATCTTTGTGAATAAGGCAGCAGTTCTAATGATGGGGGCGAACTCTCCTAGTGAGCTGATTGGCAGGTCCTTCGGAGAATTTATTGCACCTGAATACAAGGAACGCTGGGAAATGCGGATGAGTCTTGTCAAAACAGAGAAGAAGCCGCTCCACAATATTGAATATAAAATGATGCGATTCGACAAATCGGTGTTTTATTTTGAGGTCAGCTGTCTGTCGATTGCCTTTGACGGCAAGGATGCCGTTCTTTCCCTCGGCACAGATATTACAGAGCGCAAAGAGCAGACGAACCAATATGTGCAGAAGTCAGAGAAAATGGCGCTGCTCGGGCAAATGTCTGCAGGAATTGCCCACGAAATCCGCAATCCTCTTACTTCCATCAAAGGATTTATTCAGCTGTTAAAGTCTGATGATAAGCAGAATGAATATTTGGATATCGTTCTATCCGAAATAGAGCGAATAAATACGATTGTCGGAGAGTTTTTGTTTCTTTCTAAACCGACTGCAGACGTTTATAAAAAGAAAAATATTAAAGATATTATTAAAGATGTTGTCACCTTTATCAATGCTCAGTCCAATTTGTATAATACACAAATTTACACGAAGATGGATGAAGACATCCCGATGATTTTTTGTGAAGAAAACCGTTTGAAGCAAGTATTCCTTAACCTTCTGCAAAACTCGATCGAAGCAATGCCAAACGGGGGAATTATTGCGATAACAGTAGAAGCGCTAGAAGAAGACAAGATATCGATTCAAATTGTCGACCAAGGGATTGGCATTGAAGAAGAGAGACTTGCGACACTCGGCGAACCTTTCTATACAACAAAGGAGAAGGGGACAGGACTTGGATTAATGACCTGCTTCAAGATAATTGAAGAGGGCCATCACGGCCAATTAAACATTAAAAGTAGGGTAGGTAGTGGGACGACTGTGGAAATAGTGCTGCCAAGCCTTACACAGGAAATGTTAGGAGGGTGCGGCAACTCCAAATTTGCCCAATGA
- a CDS encoding amino acid permease gives MSNNNKLSQGLESRHIQMIALGGTIGVGLFLGSSSTIGWTGPSVLLAYAIAGMFVFFIMRAMGEMLYLEPSTGSFATFGHKYIHPLAGYMTAWSNWFQWVIVGMSEIIAVGEYMNYWFPDLPPWIPGLIAMAILGAANLVSVKSFGEFEFWFAMIKIVTIVLLIVAGLGIIFFGFGNGGQAVGLSNLWAHGGFFSGGFTGFFFALSLVIGAYQGVELIGITAGEAKDPKKTLTKSINSIIWRILIFYIGAIFVIVTVYPWDQLSSVGSPFVATFAKVGITAAAGIINFVVITAAMSGCNSGIYSAGRMLYTLAMNKQAPAFFGKLTSNGVPLFSTIGVMVGLLVGVILSYIAPKGIFVYVYSASVLPGMVPWFVILISQIRFRKAKAAEMGSHPFKMPFAPVTNYATIVFLLIVLVGMAFNKDTQVSLVVGIIFLLLVVISFFAFGIGKERPDKKDTTTTANR, from the coding sequence ATGTCAAACAACAACAAGCTTTCCCAAGGCTTAGAATCACGTCATATCCAAATGATTGCATTAGGCGGAACAATCGGAGTCGGACTGTTCCTAGGCTCTTCCAGTACAATCGGCTGGACAGGCCCATCCGTTTTGCTTGCATACGCAATTGCTGGAATGTTCGTATTCTTTATCATGCGGGCAATGGGAGAAATGCTTTATCTAGAGCCTAGCACAGGTTCCTTCGCCACATTCGGCCATAAATACATCCACCCGCTTGCAGGCTATATGACTGCTTGGAGCAACTGGTTCCAGTGGGTAATCGTCGGCATGTCAGAAATCATTGCTGTCGGAGAATATATGAACTACTGGTTCCCTGATTTACCGCCATGGATTCCAGGATTAATCGCCATGGCAATACTAGGTGCTGCTAATTTAGTTTCAGTAAAATCCTTCGGAGAATTTGAATTTTGGTTTGCCATGATTAAGATTGTCACAATCGTGCTCTTAATTGTAGCAGGCTTAGGCATTATCTTCTTCGGATTTGGAAACGGCGGACAAGCTGTCGGCTTATCAAATCTGTGGGCACACGGCGGCTTCTTCTCAGGCGGCTTCACAGGATTCTTCTTTGCCCTTTCTCTTGTTATCGGGGCTTATCAAGGCGTTGAATTGATTGGGATCACTGCTGGAGAAGCAAAAGATCCAAAGAAAACACTAACAAAGTCAATCAACAGCATTATCTGGCGCATTCTTATTTTCTATATTGGCGCGATTTTCGTTATTGTTACAGTGTATCCATGGGATCAGCTCAGCTCTGTCGGCAGCCCGTTTGTAGCAACATTTGCTAAAGTCGGTATCACAGCTGCTGCTGGTATTATTAACTTTGTTGTTATCACTGCTGCCATGTCAGGCTGCAACAGCGGTATTTACAGTGCAGGACGCATGCTTTATACATTAGCAATGAACAAGCAAGCACCAGCCTTTTTTGGAAAACTAACTTCAAATGGCGTACCATTATTCAGCACAATCGGCGTCATGGTCGGATTATTAGTTGGTGTTATCTTAAGCTATATCGCACCAAAGGGCATCTTTGTTTACGTTTATAGTGCAAGTGTCTTGCCAGGAATGGTGCCATGGTTTGTCATCTTAATCAGCCAAATTCGTTTCAGAAAAGCGAAAGCAGCCGAAATGGGCAGCCATCCATTTAAAATGCCATTTGCACCTGTAACAAATTATGCAACTATCGTATTTCTATTAATCGTCCTTGTCGGCATGGCCTTCAATAAAGACACACAAGTCTCTCTTGTTGTCGGAATCATCTTCCTTCTCTTAGTTGTCATCAGCTTCTTCGCTTTTGGCATCGGCAAGGAACGCCCAGACAAAAAGGACACTACTACAACAGCAAACCGTTAA
- a CDS encoding glycosyltransferase family 2 protein — MNLEHELKQTGTVITDFFHTNQQEMSTIVDIAQLQKFLSEKLADSAEQKDYIENFNEVLLALLKGKLSAEVFLFYLEAQFFLDEAAAKQIFTHITRFQAFKESSLHDEITFPNQSGPKVNVIITTYNRERFLEQVIDSILKQDYPNIELIIIDDNSQDGTSSLMEKKYTSTSNVIYMRNNKNEGPGTNRLKAFVTHADGEYIFFLDDDDYLIDSNYISKAVHFHEQHPEVSFVAANVFLDKTNKSELKLSDLKLNTIVKKYDYFINFEKKGYPKPASTLTTVFKRSALIEMDIVNMKMVNDSAIYLRSLLVGDAGFLDTVAGVYRIHGNNITFNLKSDFIIENLNEKKTIKNMAVNDFNYNAKEVEDWFGNSVYVTVMYFLKYSAKNANDYFVMLNWTKENCRSIYKKMRYAALKFVIKRRLSRLRNLGRKAVVQKS, encoded by the coding sequence ATGAATTTGGAGCATGAACTAAAACAAACTGGCACTGTGATTACTGACTTTTTCCATACCAATCAGCAAGAAATGAGCACTATAGTGGATATAGCACAACTTCAAAAGTTTTTAAGTGAAAAACTAGCTGACTCTGCCGAACAAAAGGATTATATAGAGAATTTTAACGAAGTGTTACTTGCACTGTTAAAAGGAAAGCTGTCTGCAGAAGTGTTTCTTTTCTATTTAGAAGCGCAATTTTTTCTAGATGAAGCAGCTGCTAAACAAATATTCACTCATATAACGAGGTTTCAGGCTTTTAAGGAAAGCTCGCTGCATGATGAAATTACGTTCCCAAACCAATCAGGACCGAAAGTGAATGTTATTATTACTACGTATAATAGAGAAAGATTTCTAGAACAAGTAATTGATAGTATTCTAAAGCAAGATTATCCAAATATTGAGTTAATCATCATAGACGATAACTCCCAGGACGGAACAAGCTCTTTAATGGAGAAGAAATATACTAGTACGTCCAATGTTATTTATATGAGAAATAACAAGAATGAAGGACCAGGCACGAACCGGTTGAAAGCCTTTGTTACACATGCTGACGGCGAGTATATTTTCTTTTTAGATGATGACGATTATCTGATTGATTCGAATTATATAAGCAAAGCAGTCCATTTTCATGAACAGCATCCAGAAGTTTCATTTGTGGCAGCTAATGTATTCTTAGATAAAACGAACAAATCCGAATTAAAACTTTCAGACCTTAAGCTAAACACCATCGTCAAAAAATATGATTATTTTATTAACTTTGAAAAAAAAGGCTACCCAAAGCCAGCATCCACATTAACAACTGTTTTTAAGCGGTCTGCGCTCATTGAGATGGACATTGTAAACATGAAAATGGTCAATGATTCTGCTATCTATTTAAGATCCCTGCTCGTTGGCGATGCCGGCTTTCTTGATACAGTCGCAGGTGTGTATCGAATTCACGGCAATAATATCACCTTTAACTTAAAGAGTGACTTTATCATTGAAAATTTAAACGAAAAAAAGACAATCAAAAATATGGCTGTTAATGACTTCAACTACAATGCCAAAGAAGTAGAGGACTGGTTTGGAAACAGTGTGTACGTTACAGTTATGTACTTCTTAAAATATTCCGCTAAAAACGCAAATGATTATTTTGTGATGTTAAATTGGACAAAGGAAAACTGCAGAAGTATTTATAAAAAGATGCGATATGCAGCGCTGAAATTTGTCATTAAAAGACGGCTGTCCAGACTTCGTAATCTGGGCAGGAAAGCTGTCGTGCAGAAAAGTTAA
- a CDS encoding sugar isomerase, which translates to MKAKRSLINLALGLISQLLIIALGILIPRLLLVNFGSEVNGLLSSVGQIIIYMSLLEAGVGAASLQALYKQVAGANRENINSILSATSSYYKKTGIYYFICIILLSVFYPLFIDSSIDKMTIMFVILVTGMGGAINFYFQGTFKVFLIAEGKSYVDTSITTLINIVISGLKILFILKGYNLIAIQSTHFVLMIVQIIIYQIYINRNYQWLDLKVKPDFDAISQKKSVMVHQISSLIFNNTDVLILTIFTNLKVVSVYVLYNMLFSVLDKVISTVNSSVTFALGQTFHEGKDKFLKLFNAYEVCFMSFVFSLFTVAYIFILPFMELYTSGIKDINYIDFWIPTLFVIIKLLVNARATSNNVINIAGHFKKTQSRAILECTINLVCSITLVQFLGIYGVLLGTIAALLYRSIDIVLYANKKILERNAWMTIRRWLTNIVIFSIIVTAAKAMSIHPTSYITTILSAVILLGLTIVIFASVNAVIDREAFKYTRDIIVKLINQQKRKKSIST; encoded by the coding sequence ATGAAAGCCAAAAGAAGTCTGATCAATTTAGCCTTAGGGTTAATAAGTCAGTTACTAATCATAGCACTGGGCATTTTAATTCCGCGTTTACTTTTGGTGAACTTTGGTTCTGAGGTAAATGGATTATTATCTTCTGTTGGGCAAATTATTATTTATATGTCCCTATTAGAAGCAGGGGTAGGAGCTGCCTCCTTACAAGCATTATATAAACAAGTGGCAGGTGCAAATCGGGAAAATATAAATTCTATCCTGTCAGCTACATCAAGCTACTATAAAAAAACGGGTATTTACTATTTTATCTGTATTATCCTGCTTTCCGTTTTCTATCCGCTTTTTATTGATTCATCCATCGATAAAATGACGATTATGTTTGTAATTCTCGTTACGGGTATGGGCGGAGCTATTAATTTCTATTTTCAAGGAACCTTTAAAGTTTTTTTAATTGCAGAAGGAAAAAGCTATGTCGATACATCAATCACAACACTTATTAATATTGTGATAAGTGGATTAAAGATTCTATTTATCCTTAAAGGCTATAATCTTATTGCGATTCAATCGACACATTTTGTGTTAATGATTGTGCAAATTATCATTTATCAAATCTATATTAATAGAAATTATCAATGGCTAGATTTAAAGGTTAAACCAGATTTTGACGCCATTTCGCAAAAAAAATCAGTGATGGTTCACCAAATATCTTCTCTAATCTTTAACAATACGGATGTCCTTATTCTGACTATCTTTACGAATTTAAAGGTTGTAAGTGTCTATGTGCTTTATAATATGCTGTTTTCTGTATTAGATAAAGTCATCAGCACCGTCAACAGCAGTGTCACATTTGCACTCGGACAAACCTTTCATGAAGGCAAAGATAAGTTCTTAAAACTATTTAATGCTTACGAAGTTTGTTTCATGTCCTTTGTGTTCTCCTTATTTACGGTCGCCTATATATTCATCTTGCCATTTATGGAGCTGTATACGAGCGGAATTAAGGATATAAACTATATTGATTTTTGGATACCGACCTTATTTGTCATCATTAAATTATTAGTGAATGCGCGAGCAACCTCTAATAATGTCATAAATATTGCAGGGCATTTCAAGAAGACACAAAGCCGGGCGATATTGGAATGTACGATTAATCTAGTCTGCTCCATCACGCTTGTTCAGTTTTTAGGAATATATGGTGTGCTGCTTGGCACAATCGCAGCATTATTATATCGCTCTATCGATATCGTCCTTTATGCGAACAAAAAGATACTAGAAAGAAATGCGTGGATGACAATAAGAAGATGGCTGACAAATATTGTGATATTCTCAATCATCGTAACTGCAGCCAAAGCGATGAGCATTCATCCAACTTCTTATATAACTACAATTCTTAGCGCCGTTATTTTATTAGGATTAACGATTGTGATATTTGCTTCTGTTAATGCTGTTATCGACAGAGAGGCTTTTAAATATACAAGAGATATTATCGTTAAACTTATTAATCAACAAAAGCGCAAAAAATCTATCTCTACATAA
- a CDS encoding polysaccharide pyruvyl transferase family protein, translating to MKRVLISAYLNNNLGDDLFVKVLCERYPQTQFYIYENKEKLSAFTGIKNLHVIYPNILYKVIDKIPNKLFSKSFIRTMLGLTMDAHVYIGGSLFIEKENWKMKIKKDKAKLLNNKSNFLLGCNFGPYENSGFFESYQHIFSNYDDVCFRDNQSYELFKELPNVRLAQDVVFNLDYQAQGIQVEKRVGISLIDVSNRENLAPFKAAYLQKMKEICESFINNDYQVTLFSFCKYEGDEKAIAELLQVMDDKYKPNIKVVNYENDLDTALAELHKVEIMYATRFHAMILGLLFKKKVFPIIYSKKMTNVLHDINFEGKYSEIKDIGKLDITELAQVEYRELDMEHIIKDSNLQFLQLDKYLLNDWK from the coding sequence TTGAAAAGGGTTTTAATATCAGCATATTTAAACAACAACTTAGGAGATGATTTATTCGTTAAAGTTTTATGTGAGAGATACCCTCAAACACAATTCTATATTTATGAAAATAAAGAGAAGCTTAGTGCTTTCACAGGAATAAAAAACTTACATGTGATTTATCCGAATATCCTTTATAAGGTGATTGATAAGATTCCTAATAAACTATTCAGCAAATCCTTTATTAGAACGATGCTTGGTTTAACGATGGACGCACATGTATATATTGGCGGCTCTCTTTTTATCGAAAAAGAGAATTGGAAAATGAAGATAAAAAAGGATAAAGCGAAGCTATTAAATAATAAGTCTAATTTTTTGTTAGGCTGCAATTTTGGGCCATATGAAAATAGCGGCTTTTTTGAAAGCTATCAACATATCTTCTCAAACTATGATGATGTTTGCTTTAGAGATAATCAATCATATGAGTTGTTTAAAGAGCTTCCCAATGTCCGCTTAGCACAAGATGTTGTGTTTAATTTGGATTATCAAGCACAAGGAATTCAGGTGGAGAAAAGGGTTGGTATTTCACTGATAGATGTGAGTAACCGGGAAAACCTAGCACCATTTAAAGCGGCTTATTTACAGAAGATGAAAGAAATTTGTGAATCATTTATTAACAATGATTATCAAGTCACGTTATTTTCCTTTTGTAAATATGAAGGTGATGAAAAAGCAATCGCTGAGCTGCTGCAAGTAATGGACGATAAATACAAGCCTAACATCAAAGTAGTTAACTATGAAAATGATTTAGATACAGCATTGGCGGAGCTTCATAAAGTCGAAATAATGTATGCCACAAGATTTCACGCGATGATTCTTGGGTTGTTATTTAAGAAAAAAGTGTTTCCGATAATTTACAGCAAAAAAATGACCAATGTGTTACACGATATAAATTTTGAAGGAAAATACAGTGAAATCAAGGATATTGGCAAGCTTGATATTACAGAACTTGCGCAGGTAGAGTATCGAGAACTGGATATGGAGCATATTATCAAGGATTCTAACCTGCAGTTTCTACAGCTGGATAAATACTTGTTGAATGACTGGAAATAA